The following proteins come from a genomic window of Carassius carassius chromosome 10, fCarCar2.1, whole genome shotgun sequence:
- the LOC132152059 gene encoding plakophilin-4-like isoform X2 has product MPTPRQSPVEEREVLRGEGRSNNNNMNDATTTNLLASVKEQELQFERLTRELEEERQIVANQLERCRLGAESPGAVSDSSSEKSLLWRSAESSGAGVSKPSNGCSSPTFGVRGQGLLYSPELEQISLRERSAPNSRSSTQMNSYSDSGYQEVSGYYSNTVTPRRSEGRSQSTSSAPSGSPTLAMSSRAEGQASAQVGSSGRVMRRVSSVPSRAPSPLYTPSPSASRQPLHTSLGSPYGSPIVSEPRPLPSIFPGTSLPPASSHAPDPVHSSYLGRHGNGTESESESPKLLRVGMTAQPQQYGTLGKHDSRAYDSTHSSFGSRAYDIFERMVLSRPDSLTGLQTSYSQNSQLGQDTRSPDCHVTPIYEDRTFQNPLYQSPTYGSQSAISRNNTGFGTLQRTTSQCSTLRYQRGLFSVGSMAAHTDTYRPGHSHQTDSNYTRHAAAVDNAVTRSPSIDSVHKDPREFAWRDPELPEVIRMLQHHFPSVQANAAAYIQHLCYGDNRIKAEVCRLGGIRHLVDLLDHKTLEVQRNACGALRNLVYGKATDDNKVCVRNSGGIPALVRLLKKTPDTEVRELVTGVLWNLSSCDSVKMTITRDALGPLTNTVIIPHSGWGAAPQREDQKLKLHSSLVLRNTTGCLRNLSSAGEEARRQMRCCEGLIDSLLYIIKTCVNTSDYDSKIVENCVCTLRNLSYRLELEMPPSRLNGTQDLDTLLGPDSSSKQADYSCWGLRKKKKKRSWQDQQWDGVGPIPGFSGSPKGAEMLWHPSVVKPYLTLLAESSNPATLEGAAGSLQNLSAGTWRFAAYIRAAVRKEKGLPILVELLRMDNDRVVCSVATALRNMALDARNKELIGKYAMRDLVTRLPGNGPSLLSDETVAAVCCALHEVTSRNMENARALAQTGGIDKLVTISRGRGERYSMKVVKAAAQVLNTLWQYRDLRTLYKKDGWNQNHFITPVSTLERDRYRSQPTLPTSNLQMSPVIQSGGSATSSPAMLGIRGHRLNQRRTQSSMQLHNYYGDANRNTSQYTGSGKQSAYFISSYPSPSAEESRISQHGRLYYPEEGNQSTYDTFGMYLSSPMGYEDSYLDEPVRYPVVSERQVLKPNTNYVDFYSTTRRPSYRTQPYPASPDSWV; this is encoded by the exons CTCTTCTGAGAAGTCCCTTCTGTGGAGATCTGCAG AATCCTCAGGTGCAGGTGTGTCTAAGCCGTCGAATGGTTGCTCATCACCCACatttggggtcagaggtcaggggTTACTTTACTCTCCTGAACTGGAACAGATCTCCCTGCGTGAAA GGTCTGCGCCAAACTCACGCAGCTCTACTCAAATGAATTCATATTCAGATAGTGGATATCAGGAGGTGAGTGGTTACTATAGTAACACAGTGACACCCAGACGATCAGAAGGGAGGTCCCAGTCGACAAGCTCCGCCCCCAGCGGAAGCCCCACCCTCGCCATGAGCTCCAGGGCTGAAGGACAGGCCTCAGCACAa GTGGGCAGCAGTGGCCGTGTCATGAGGCGTGTCAGTTCTGTTCCCTCTCGTGCCCCATCCCCACTCTACACCCCGTCCCCATCTGCGTCGCGTCAGCCTCTGCATACCTCTCTCGGAAGCCCCTATGGTTCACCTATAGTTTCAGAGCCCCGTCCTCTACCTAGTATATTTCCTGGCACCAGCTTGCCTCCTGCCTCCAGCCACGCCCCCGACCCAGTACACTCCAGCTACTTGGGACGGCATGGAAATGGGACGGAGTCAGAGTCTGAGTCACCAAAACTCCTGCGGGTCGGTATGACCGCTCAGCCTCAGCAGTACGGGACCCTGGGGAAACACGATTCACGTGCATATGACAGCACTCACTCTTCTTTTGGGTCACGGGCCTATGACATCTTTGAGAGGATGGTACTTTCAAGACCGGATAGCCTTACAG GCTTGCAAACCTCTTATAGTCAGAACAGCCAGTTAGGCCAAGATACCCGCTCCCCTGACTGCCACGTCACGCCAATCTATGAAGACAGAACCTTCCAGAACCCTCTGTACCAGAGCCCCACGTACGGCTCCCAGAGCGCTATCTCCAGAAACAATACAG GGTTTGGAACTTTACAAAGGACCACTAGTCAGTGTAGCACTCTGAGGTACCAGCGAGGATTATTCTCAGTGGGCTCCATGGCAGCACACACTGACACCTATCGCCCCGGCCATTCCCACCAAACCGACTCGAACTACACCAGACATGCAGCTGCCGTCGACAACGCCGTCACGCGCTCGCCTTCCATAGACAGTGTTCACAAAGACCCCAG GGAGTTTGCCTGGAGAGACCCCGAGCTGCCAGAGGTGATCCGAATGCTGCAGCATCACTTCCCTTCTGTCCAGGCCAATGCTGCAGCGTACATACAGCACCTCTGCTATGGAGACAACCGCATAAAGGCAGAG GTGTGTCGACTGGGGGGGATCCGGCACCTGGTGGATTTGCTTGACCACAAAACCCTGGAAGTTCAGCGGAATGCTTGCGGAGCTCTGCGGAACCTAGTGTATGGAAAAGCCACAGATGATAATAAAGTGTGTGTGAGGAATTCCGGTGGAATCCCAGCTTTGGTTCGTCTGTTGAAGAAAACTCCAGACACTGAAGTGCGAGAGCTCGTAACCG GAGTGTTGTGGAACCTGTCGTCATGTGATTCTGTGAAGATGACAATCACTCGGGACGCTCTCGGGCCACTTACCAACACGGTCATTATCCCTCACTCGGGGTGGGGTGCGGCCCCTCAGCGAGAGGACCAGAAACTCAAACTGCACTCATCTTTGGTGCTGAGGAACACCACTGGTTGCCTCAG gaACCTGAGCTCAGCTGGAGAAGAGGCCAGAAGACAGATGCGTTGCTGTGAAGGGCTGATTGATTCCCTCCTTTATATAATCAAAACCTGTGTAAACACCTCTGATTATGACAGCAAG attgtggaaaactgtgtgtgcactttgaggAACCTGTCATACCGTCTTGAGCTGGAGATGCCTCCGTCTCGGCTGAATGGAACCCAGGATCTGGACACGCTCTTGGGCCCTGACTCCTCCAGTAAGCAGGCCGACTACAGCTGCTGGGGGctcagaaagaagaagaagaagaggtcCTGGCAGGATCAGCAG TGGGATGGTGTGGGGCCTATTCCTGGATTTTCTGGAAGTCCAAAGGGCGCAGAGATGCTGTGGCATCCATCTGTGGTAAAACCTTACCTCACTCTGCTGGCAGAGAGCTCAAACCCAGCCACGCTGGAAGGAGCAGCTGGGTCTCTGCAGAATCTCTCCGCCGGAACCTGGAGG TTTGCAGCCTACATCCGTGCTGCTGTACGTAAAGAGAAGGGTTTGCCCATACTGGTGGAGCTACTAAGAATGGATAATGACAGGGTGGTCTGCTCTGTGGCCACTGCTCTACGGAACATGGCTCTTGATGCCAGGAACAAGGAACTCATTG GAAAATACGCCATGCGGGACCTGGTGACCCGTCTCCCTGGCAATGGGCCGTCCCTGCTGTCGGATGAGACGGTGGCGGCGGTCTGCTGTGCACTGCATGAGGTCACCAGCAGGAATATGGAGAACGCCCGTGCTCTCGCCCAGACGGGCGGCATCGACAAACTGGTTACTATCAGCAGAGGACGTGGGGAGAG GTACTCCATGAAGGTGGTCAAGGCAGCAGCTCAGGTGCTAAATACTCTGTGGCAGTACAGAGATCTGCGCACCCTCTAcaaaaag GATGGATGGAACCAGAACCACTTCATCACACCAGTGTCAACACTGGAACGAGACCGTTACCGTTCCCAACCTACTCTGCCAACCAGCAACTTGCAGATGTCGCCTGTTATCCAATCAG GAGGCAGTGCCACATCTTCCCCTGCCATGTTGGGTATAAGAGGTCATCGCTTAAATCAGCGGAGGACCCAGTCGTCTATGCAACTTCATAATTATTATGGAGATGCAAACAGAAACACAAGTCAGTATACAG GGTCTGGAAAACAGTCTGCCTATTTTATCAGTTCTTATCCCTCTCCTTCAGCCGAGGAGTCCCGCATATCACAG CATGGCCGGCTCTACTACCCAGAGGAGGGAAATCAAAGCACCTATGACACTTTTGGAATGTACCTGTCATCTCCGATGGGCTACGAGGATTCGTACCTGGACGAGCCGGTTCGTTATCCCGTGGTGAGCGAGAGGCAGGTGCTCAAACCCAATACCAACTACGTGGACTTCTACTCCACCACACGAAGGCCTTCATACAGAACTCAGCCCTACCCAGCCTCACCTGACTCATGGGTGTAG
- the LOC132152059 gene encoding plakophilin-4-like isoform X1, with the protein MPTPRQSPVEEREVLRGEGRSNNNNMNDATTTNLLASVKEQELQFERLTRELEEERQIVANQLERCRLGAESPGAVSDSSSEKSLLWRSAESSGAGVSKPSNGCSSPTFGVRGQGLLYSPELEQISLRESEGSAPNSRSSTQMNSYSDSGYQEVSGYYSNTVTPRRSEGRSQSTSSAPSGSPTLAMSSRAEGQASAQVGSSGRVMRRVSSVPSRAPSPLYTPSPSASRQPLHTSLGSPYGSPIVSEPRPLPSIFPGTSLPPASSHAPDPVHSSYLGRHGNGTESESESPKLLRVGMTAQPQQYGTLGKHDSRAYDSTHSSFGSRAYDIFERMVLSRPDSLTGLQTSYSQNSQLGQDTRSPDCHVTPIYEDRTFQNPLYQSPTYGSQSAISRNNTGFGTLQRTTSQCSTLRYQRGLFSVGSMAAHTDTYRPGHSHQTDSNYTRHAAAVDNAVTRSPSIDSVHKDPREFAWRDPELPEVIRMLQHHFPSVQANAAAYIQHLCYGDNRIKAEVCRLGGIRHLVDLLDHKTLEVQRNACGALRNLVYGKATDDNKVCVRNSGGIPALVRLLKKTPDTEVRELVTGVLWNLSSCDSVKMTITRDALGPLTNTVIIPHSGWGAAPQREDQKLKLHSSLVLRNTTGCLRNLSSAGEEARRQMRCCEGLIDSLLYIIKTCVNTSDYDSKIVENCVCTLRNLSYRLELEMPPSRLNGTQDLDTLLGPDSSSKQADYSCWGLRKKKKKRSWQDQQWDGVGPIPGFSGSPKGAEMLWHPSVVKPYLTLLAESSNPATLEGAAGSLQNLSAGTWRFAAYIRAAVRKEKGLPILVELLRMDNDRVVCSVATALRNMALDARNKELIGKYAMRDLVTRLPGNGPSLLSDETVAAVCCALHEVTSRNMENARALAQTGGIDKLVTISRGRGERYSMKVVKAAAQVLNTLWQYRDLRTLYKKDGWNQNHFITPVSTLERDRYRSQPTLPTSNLQMSPVIQSGGSATSSPAMLGIRGHRLNQRRTQSSMQLHNYYGDANRNTSQYTGSGKQSAYFISSYPSPSAEESRISQHGRLYYPEEGNQSTYDTFGMYLSSPMGYEDSYLDEPVRYPVVSERQVLKPNTNYVDFYSTTRRPSYRTQPYPASPDSWV; encoded by the exons CTCTTCTGAGAAGTCCCTTCTGTGGAGATCTGCAG AATCCTCAGGTGCAGGTGTGTCTAAGCCGTCGAATGGTTGCTCATCACCCACatttggggtcagaggtcaggggTTACTTTACTCTCCTGAACTGGAACAGATCTCCCTGCGTGAAAGTGAGG GGTCTGCGCCAAACTCACGCAGCTCTACTCAAATGAATTCATATTCAGATAGTGGATATCAGGAGGTGAGTGGTTACTATAGTAACACAGTGACACCCAGACGATCAGAAGGGAGGTCCCAGTCGACAAGCTCCGCCCCCAGCGGAAGCCCCACCCTCGCCATGAGCTCCAGGGCTGAAGGACAGGCCTCAGCACAa GTGGGCAGCAGTGGCCGTGTCATGAGGCGTGTCAGTTCTGTTCCCTCTCGTGCCCCATCCCCACTCTACACCCCGTCCCCATCTGCGTCGCGTCAGCCTCTGCATACCTCTCTCGGAAGCCCCTATGGTTCACCTATAGTTTCAGAGCCCCGTCCTCTACCTAGTATATTTCCTGGCACCAGCTTGCCTCCTGCCTCCAGCCACGCCCCCGACCCAGTACACTCCAGCTACTTGGGACGGCATGGAAATGGGACGGAGTCAGAGTCTGAGTCACCAAAACTCCTGCGGGTCGGTATGACCGCTCAGCCTCAGCAGTACGGGACCCTGGGGAAACACGATTCACGTGCATATGACAGCACTCACTCTTCTTTTGGGTCACGGGCCTATGACATCTTTGAGAGGATGGTACTTTCAAGACCGGATAGCCTTACAG GCTTGCAAACCTCTTATAGTCAGAACAGCCAGTTAGGCCAAGATACCCGCTCCCCTGACTGCCACGTCACGCCAATCTATGAAGACAGAACCTTCCAGAACCCTCTGTACCAGAGCCCCACGTACGGCTCCCAGAGCGCTATCTCCAGAAACAATACAG GGTTTGGAACTTTACAAAGGACCACTAGTCAGTGTAGCACTCTGAGGTACCAGCGAGGATTATTCTCAGTGGGCTCCATGGCAGCACACACTGACACCTATCGCCCCGGCCATTCCCACCAAACCGACTCGAACTACACCAGACATGCAGCTGCCGTCGACAACGCCGTCACGCGCTCGCCTTCCATAGACAGTGTTCACAAAGACCCCAG GGAGTTTGCCTGGAGAGACCCCGAGCTGCCAGAGGTGATCCGAATGCTGCAGCATCACTTCCCTTCTGTCCAGGCCAATGCTGCAGCGTACATACAGCACCTCTGCTATGGAGACAACCGCATAAAGGCAGAG GTGTGTCGACTGGGGGGGATCCGGCACCTGGTGGATTTGCTTGACCACAAAACCCTGGAAGTTCAGCGGAATGCTTGCGGAGCTCTGCGGAACCTAGTGTATGGAAAAGCCACAGATGATAATAAAGTGTGTGTGAGGAATTCCGGTGGAATCCCAGCTTTGGTTCGTCTGTTGAAGAAAACTCCAGACACTGAAGTGCGAGAGCTCGTAACCG GAGTGTTGTGGAACCTGTCGTCATGTGATTCTGTGAAGATGACAATCACTCGGGACGCTCTCGGGCCACTTACCAACACGGTCATTATCCCTCACTCGGGGTGGGGTGCGGCCCCTCAGCGAGAGGACCAGAAACTCAAACTGCACTCATCTTTGGTGCTGAGGAACACCACTGGTTGCCTCAG gaACCTGAGCTCAGCTGGAGAAGAGGCCAGAAGACAGATGCGTTGCTGTGAAGGGCTGATTGATTCCCTCCTTTATATAATCAAAACCTGTGTAAACACCTCTGATTATGACAGCAAG attgtggaaaactgtgtgtgcactttgaggAACCTGTCATACCGTCTTGAGCTGGAGATGCCTCCGTCTCGGCTGAATGGAACCCAGGATCTGGACACGCTCTTGGGCCCTGACTCCTCCAGTAAGCAGGCCGACTACAGCTGCTGGGGGctcagaaagaagaagaagaagaggtcCTGGCAGGATCAGCAG TGGGATGGTGTGGGGCCTATTCCTGGATTTTCTGGAAGTCCAAAGGGCGCAGAGATGCTGTGGCATCCATCTGTGGTAAAACCTTACCTCACTCTGCTGGCAGAGAGCTCAAACCCAGCCACGCTGGAAGGAGCAGCTGGGTCTCTGCAGAATCTCTCCGCCGGAACCTGGAGG TTTGCAGCCTACATCCGTGCTGCTGTACGTAAAGAGAAGGGTTTGCCCATACTGGTGGAGCTACTAAGAATGGATAATGACAGGGTGGTCTGCTCTGTGGCCACTGCTCTACGGAACATGGCTCTTGATGCCAGGAACAAGGAACTCATTG GAAAATACGCCATGCGGGACCTGGTGACCCGTCTCCCTGGCAATGGGCCGTCCCTGCTGTCGGATGAGACGGTGGCGGCGGTCTGCTGTGCACTGCATGAGGTCACCAGCAGGAATATGGAGAACGCCCGTGCTCTCGCCCAGACGGGCGGCATCGACAAACTGGTTACTATCAGCAGAGGACGTGGGGAGAG GTACTCCATGAAGGTGGTCAAGGCAGCAGCTCAGGTGCTAAATACTCTGTGGCAGTACAGAGATCTGCGCACCCTCTAcaaaaag GATGGATGGAACCAGAACCACTTCATCACACCAGTGTCAACACTGGAACGAGACCGTTACCGTTCCCAACCTACTCTGCCAACCAGCAACTTGCAGATGTCGCCTGTTATCCAATCAG GAGGCAGTGCCACATCTTCCCCTGCCATGTTGGGTATAAGAGGTCATCGCTTAAATCAGCGGAGGACCCAGTCGTCTATGCAACTTCATAATTATTATGGAGATGCAAACAGAAACACAAGTCAGTATACAG GGTCTGGAAAACAGTCTGCCTATTTTATCAGTTCTTATCCCTCTCCTTCAGCCGAGGAGTCCCGCATATCACAG CATGGCCGGCTCTACTACCCAGAGGAGGGAAATCAAAGCACCTATGACACTTTTGGAATGTACCTGTCATCTCCGATGGGCTACGAGGATTCGTACCTGGACGAGCCGGTTCGTTATCCCGTGGTGAGCGAGAGGCAGGTGCTCAAACCCAATACCAACTACGTGGACTTCTACTCCACCACACGAAGGCCTTCATACAGAACTCAGCCCTACCCAGCCTCACCTGACTCATGGGTGTAG